One window of the Papaver somniferum cultivar HN1 unplaced genomic scaffold, ASM357369v1 unplaced-scaffold_23, whole genome shotgun sequence genome contains the following:
- the LOC113340766 gene encoding uncharacterized protein LOC113340766 isoform X2 — MSLTFEEEMKLSPIKSPKLMVEDTEKTVVLEGLEKTIQGREQTFVLCFPSAVVYKDVGEILMEFEKISLKLIRIRLVCATEKFFIQFFAMEGRNILPNVTPAKFCPYPFVAMVVEGEDAISKVHQLTSTAERYPFLIPAVRAYSSVTPDSVEEDCRLWFGIDSANWIEEAKESNLLAVALPGGQTFGPVETVLEKLAEQCHLKYFKEQNLASSSDLYSSFYSNFYNEDLTFVLIRPMAFEKGCVGHLLSIIENTCLCFRGMDLVKKPENPIGDAWPADSCSSHEKDEYGIALLIENFYYNDVQLNTSCSDAGMLIDTSKEKVGIFSDLIYVGKPGMIGDYFKCGTVSWVDSSTGAVCGGYFLTTLSSLQF, encoded by the exons ATGAG TTTGACGTTTGAAGAGGAGATGAAGCTGTCTCCAATAAAAAGTCCCAAACTGATGGTAGAAGATACGGAAAAGACGGTGGTGTTAGAAGGTTTGGAGAAGACGATTCAAGGGAGGGAGCAGACCTTTGTTTTGTGCTTTCCTAGCGCCGTGGTTTATAAAGATGTTGGCGAAATCTTGATGGAATTTGAGAAGATCAGTTTGAAATTAATAA GGATCAGATTAGTATGCGCCACAGAAAAGTTTTTTATTCAATTCTTCGCCATGGAAGGTAGAAACATTTTGCCCAATGTTACTCCAGCAAAGTTTTGTCCCTATCCTTTTGTAGCTATGGTAGTGGAAGGTGAAGATGCTATTAGTAAAGTTCATCAGCTAACATCAACGGCTGAGAGATATCCCTTTCTGATACCTGCTGT GCGTGCTTATAGCAGTGTCACACCTGATAGTGTGGAAGAAGATTGTAGATTGTGGTTTGGTATTGACTCTGCAAACTggatagaagaagcaaaagaaagtAATCTTCTGGCAGTCGCACTCCCAGGTGGCCAAACATTTGGCCCTGTTGAAACAGTGTTGGAGAAGTTAGCTGAACAGTGTCACCTGAA GTACTTCAAGGAACAGAATTTAGCCAGCAGTTCCGATCTCTACAGCAGTTTCTACAGCAATTTCTACAATGAAGATCTGACATTCGTCTTAATCAGGCCTATGGCTTTTGAAAAGGGATGTGTGGGTCATCTGCTATCCATTATTGAGAACACGTGTTTGTGCTTCAGAG GTATGGATTTGGTAAAGAAACCTGAAAATCCTATTGGCGATGCATGGCCTGCTGATTCTTGTTCCTCACATGAAAAGGATGAATATGGCATTGCCTTGCTTATTGAAAATTTTTACTATAATGATGTACAATTAAACACGAGTTGCAGCGATGCTGGTATGCTGATTGACACAAGCAAAGAGAAGGTTGGAATTTTCAG CGACCTAATTTACGTAGGCAAGCCTGGTATGATTGGTGATTATTTCAAATGCGGTACTGTTTCCTGGGTGGATTCCAGCACTGGTGCTGTCTGTGGTGGTTATTTTTTGACAACCTTGTCGAGCCTCCAATTTTAA
- the LOC113340761 gene encoding F-box protein At3g07870-like — MEKLPTDIIDNILSLLPIEPTLQSKRVCRTWRKLIGKNKTGLLLAVADLNYNLPAESGTEVKLYYEDEHEANPEKSYFKKTLTKLGSAKYSFLASNHIVGSCNGLVCLHSYNKVTKTSYCGICNPVTGEFLFLPGEFKRGNDERLVFGFGYLPSTNEYKVVRRSYMLINGVRQGNVAVYTLGSQNGWREKEDIPYLLYSSGLFGNGVIHWLGKIGEQVPKIVAFDLADEKFKYVSAIPLNSFTSFDTFRLSLLGGNLCFIHNIWKNFNGRDQILDIWALKKRNTGTKLRHPKVTREHYSRNWRWSKDFHIAFKHLKMYGFTPFAITKSNDVLLWHEYKKLYIYDKNTSTLTKLWDGNGNGNGFSHLQAIPHMNTLVSLKDLGECGQNPGSNISTTKKKRKSY; from the coding sequence ATGGAGAAACTTCCCACAGATATCATAGACAACATACTTTCTCTCTTACCAATTGAACCCACCTTACAGAGCAAACGAGTATGCAGAACATGGAGAAAGCTCATCGGTAAGAATAAAACCGGTCTCCTGCTCGCGGTTGCAGACCTTAATTATAATCTCCCAGCTGAATCAGGAACAGAAGTAAAACTCTACTACGAAGATGAGCACGAAGCAAATCCCGAGAAATCCTACTTCAAGAAAACACTAACTAAATTAGGTAGTGCAAAATACAGTTTCCTAGCCAGTAATCACATTGTTGGTTCATGCAACGGTTTGGTTTGTCTTCATTCGTATAACAAAGTCACAAAGACTTCTTATTGTGGTATTTGCAATCCGGTGACAGGCGAATTCCTTTTTCTTCCGGGCGAATTTAAGCGGGGAAATGACGAGCGCCTGGTATTTGGATTTGGATACCTGCCTTCCACGAATGAGTATAAGGTAGTCAGACGTAGTTACATGTTGATAAACGGTGTACGGCAGGGGAATGTGGCGGTATACACTCTTGGCTCTCAAAATGGGTGGAGAGAAAAAGAAGACATCCCTTACTTATTGTATTCGTCAGGTCTCTTTGGTAATGGAGTCATTCACTGGCTTGGCAAAATAGGAGAACAGGTGCCTAAGATAGTTGCCTTTGATCTGGCTGATGAGAAGTTCAAGTATGTCTCAGCAATACCTTTAAATTCTTTTACATCATTCGACACTTTTAGACTCAGTTTATTAGGGGGGAACTTGTGTTTTATTCACAATATATGGAAGAACTTTAATGGCCGTGATCAAATCCTAGACATATGGGCATTAAAAAAAAGGAACACGGGTACGAAACTACGACATCCTAAAGTGACGCGAGAGCACTACAGCCGCAATTGGAGATGGAGTAAGGACTTCCATATAGCATTCAAACATCTAAAGATGTACGGTTTCACGCCATTCGCAATTACAAAGAGCAATGACGTTCTATTATGGCATGAATATAAGAAACTATACATCTATGACAAAAATACATCAACCTTAACTAAGCTTTGGGATGGCAATGGTAATGGTAATGGTTTTTCACACCTTCAAGCAATCCCTCACATGAACAcccttgtttcattaaaagatcTAGGAGAATGCGGTCAGAATCCAGGGAGTAATATTTCAACGACGAAGAAAAAGAGGAAGTCATACTAG
- the LOC113340766 gene encoding uncharacterized protein LOC113340766 isoform X1 — MSLTFEEEMKLSPIKSPKLMVEDTEKTVVLEGLEKTIQGREQTFVLCFPSAVVYKDVGEILMEFEKISLKLIRIRLVCATEKFFIQFFAMEGRNILPNVTPAKFCPYPFVAMVVEGEDAISKVHQLTSTAERYPFLIPAVRAYSSVTPDSVEEDCRLWFGIDSANWIEEAKESNLLAVALPGGQTFGPVETVLEKLAEQCHLKYEYFKEQNLASSSDLYSSFYSNFYNEDLTFVLIRPMAFEKGCVGHLLSIIENTCLCFRGMDLVKKPENPIGDAWPADSCSSHEKDEYGIALLIENFYYNDVQLNTSCSDAGMLIDTSKEKVGIFSDLIYVGKPGMIGDYFKCGTVSWVDSSTGAVCGGYFLTTLSSLQF, encoded by the exons ATGAG TTTGACGTTTGAAGAGGAGATGAAGCTGTCTCCAATAAAAAGTCCCAAACTGATGGTAGAAGATACGGAAAAGACGGTGGTGTTAGAAGGTTTGGAGAAGACGATTCAAGGGAGGGAGCAGACCTTTGTTTTGTGCTTTCCTAGCGCCGTGGTTTATAAAGATGTTGGCGAAATCTTGATGGAATTTGAGAAGATCAGTTTGAAATTAATAA GGATCAGATTAGTATGCGCCACAGAAAAGTTTTTTATTCAATTCTTCGCCATGGAAGGTAGAAACATTTTGCCCAATGTTACTCCAGCAAAGTTTTGTCCCTATCCTTTTGTAGCTATGGTAGTGGAAGGTGAAGATGCTATTAGTAAAGTTCATCAGCTAACATCAACGGCTGAGAGATATCCCTTTCTGATACCTGCTGT GCGTGCTTATAGCAGTGTCACACCTGATAGTGTGGAAGAAGATTGTAGATTGTGGTTTGGTATTGACTCTGCAAACTggatagaagaagcaaaagaaagtAATCTTCTGGCAGTCGCACTCCCAGGTGGCCAAACATTTGGCCCTGTTGAAACAGTGTTGGAGAAGTTAGCTGAACAGTGTCACCTGAAGTACGA GTACTTCAAGGAACAGAATTTAGCCAGCAGTTCCGATCTCTACAGCAGTTTCTACAGCAATTTCTACAATGAAGATCTGACATTCGTCTTAATCAGGCCTATGGCTTTTGAAAAGGGATGTGTGGGTCATCTGCTATCCATTATTGAGAACACGTGTTTGTGCTTCAGAG GTATGGATTTGGTAAAGAAACCTGAAAATCCTATTGGCGATGCATGGCCTGCTGATTCTTGTTCCTCACATGAAAAGGATGAATATGGCATTGCCTTGCTTATTGAAAATTTTTACTATAATGATGTACAATTAAACACGAGTTGCAGCGATGCTGGTATGCTGATTGACACAAGCAAAGAGAAGGTTGGAATTTTCAG CGACCTAATTTACGTAGGCAAGCCTGGTATGATTGGTGATTATTTCAAATGCGGTACTGTTTCCTGGGTGGATTCCAGCACTGGTGCTGTCTGTGGTGGTTATTTTTTGACAACCTTGTCGAGCCTCCAATTTTAA
- the LOC113340760 gene encoding F-box/kelch-repeat protein At3g06240-like, whose protein sequence is MTSHSNGDTLTGEFLILPSELKPEYDQRLVFGFGYLPSTNEYKVVRCSYTELNNVWKGHVAVYTLGSQNGWREKEDILYILYSSGLFVNGVIHWIGKIGEQVPRIVAFDLADEKFKCVSTLPLDSFTAFDTFRLSLLGGNMCFIHTVWDESQDCDEIQDIWALKKRDNNAKIRQPRVTREYYDHNWSWSKDFHIAFGGPEMCNYKPFAITKSNEVLLCQDYRKLCIYDSNTSTLTKLWDGDSNGFFRPSSNPSHEHTCFFKDLGECSGDNVTSDIESSDSKMSTS, encoded by the coding sequence ATGACATCACATTCGAATGGAGATACTCTAACAGGAGAATTCCTTATTCTTCCAAGCGAACTTAAGCCAGAATATGACCAGCGGCTGGTATTTGGATTTGGATACCTTCCTTCCACCAATGAGTATAAGGTTGTTAGATGCAGTTACACTGAGTTAAACAATGTGTGGAAGGGGCATGTGGCGGTATACACTCTTGGCTCACAAAATGGGTGGAGggaaaaagaagacatcctttACATTTTGTATTCGTCAGGTCTCTTTGTTAATGGAGTAATTCATTGGATTGGAAAAATAGGCGAACAGGTGCCTCGGATTGTCGCCTTCGATCTGGCGGATGAGAAGTTCAAATGCGTCTCGACACTACCTTTAGATTCTTTTACAGCATTTGACACTTTTAGACTCAGTTTGTTAGGGGGGAACATGTGTTTTATTCACACTGTATGGGATGAAAGTCAAGACTGTGACGAAATCCAAGATATATGGGCATTAAAAAAACGGGACAACAACGCAAAAATACGACAACCTAGAGTTACACGAGAGTACTATGACCACAATTGGAGTTGGAGTAAGGACTTCCATATAGCATTTGGAGGACCAGAGATGTGCAATTATAAGCCTTTTGCAATTACAAAGAGCAATGAAGTTTTATTATGCCAGGATTATAGGAAACTATGCATCTACGACAGTAATACATCTACTTTAACTAAGCTTTGGGATGGTGATAGTAATGGTTTTTTTAGGCCTTCAAGCAATCCCTCACATGAACACACTTGTTTCTTTAAAGATTTAGGAGAGTGTTCTGGTGATAATGTGACTTCGGATATTGAGAGTTCCGACAGTAAGATGAGTACTAGCTAG